From one Peredibacter starrii genomic stretch:
- a CDS encoding 3'-5' exonuclease, producing the protein MQDKEKTYESSKELLSSLNFVVIDLETTGGNPETEKIIEIGMVRIENRKITEDRSFLVNPQKEIPDFVQKLTGIRKADVEHSPKIEEVIDEIVEFIGDSILVAHNTSFDIPFLNGVLKKLQRPTLDNKVICTNIMTKYMIPDIMSSNLQYMSQIFGIHHSQAHRAIEDARATGLLLLKYLDIFESKNIRKINQLYYPRNKFELDRAIIETPESLDKVYETLAQISNPCVLTVKGDNGVILTILPIKSPKDEVEDLKTYLGDFRWSQIHIRLCGPFIEGLFFMNANFVKIPETYRKKSIEYLKKKHKLPPAPRLMDEHDFVVTPHLISGQFIVYSFLNFSPYSQLIFKFPSHKKKLHQFLLGQVGRFETQQKGKKKAFIQNDIRDIFLSLFHDSLANEPQVYLPLRIADIKDEKKHYLEKIEKLSETEVDRYNFPTKHL; encoded by the coding sequence ATGCAAGACAAAGAAAAGACCTACGAGTCGTCTAAAGAGTTATTAAGTTCCCTCAATTTCGTTGTTATCGATCTCGAAACAACCGGGGGAAATCCTGAAACAGAAAAAATCATCGAAATCGGAATGGTCCGCATTGAGAATCGAAAGATTACTGAGGACCGTTCTTTTCTGGTGAATCCTCAGAAGGAAATTCCGGATTTCGTTCAGAAACTTACTGGTATTCGCAAGGCCGATGTTGAGCACTCCCCTAAAATTGAAGAAGTGATTGATGAGATTGTTGAGTTTATCGGAGATTCAATTCTCGTGGCCCACAATACATCATTTGATATTCCGTTTTTAAATGGCGTTCTGAAGAAGCTTCAACGTCCGACCCTTGATAACAAGGTGATCTGTACCAACATCATGACCAAGTACATGATCCCAGACATCATGAGTTCTAATCTTCAATATATGTCGCAAATCTTTGGCATTCACCACTCACAGGCCCACCGTGCGATTGAAGATGCTCGTGCAACCGGACTTCTCCTTTTAAAATACCTCGATATTTTTGAAAGTAAGAACATCCGTAAGATTAATCAACTTTATTACCCTCGTAATAAGTTCGAGTTAGATCGTGCGATTATTGAAACTCCGGAAAGTCTCGATAAGGTCTATGAGACCCTGGCCCAGATTTCTAATCCATGTGTTCTCACGGTTAAAGGTGACAATGGTGTGATCCTTACGATTCTTCCGATTAAATCTCCGAAAGATGAAGTGGAAGATCTGAAGACGTACCTGGGTGACTTCCGTTGGAGCCAAATTCATATTCGTCTATGTGGCCCTTTCATCGAAGGTCTGTTCTTTATGAACGCGAACTTCGTAAAGATCCCTGAGACCTATCGCAAGAAATCGATTGAGTATCTTAAAAAGAAACACAAACTTCCGCCCGCTCCTCGTTTAATGGATGAGCATGACTTTGTGGTGACTCCACATTTGATCAGTGGTCAGTTCATTGTGTATTCGTTTTTAAATTTCTCGCCGTATTCGCAGCTGATCTTTAAGTTTCCTTCTCACAAAAAGAAACTTCACCAGTTCCTTCTTGGACAGGTGGGACGCTTTGAGACTCAACAGAAGGGCAAGAAGAAGGCCTTTATTCAGAATGACATTCGTGACATTTTCTTGAGTCTCTTCCATGACTCACTGGCAAATGAACCGCAAGTGTATCTGCCGCTTCGAATTGCGGACATCAAAGATGAGAAGAAGCACTATCTGGAAAAGATCGAAAAGCTTTCAGAAACAGAAGTAGATCGTTACAACTTCCCTACTAAACATCTTTAA
- a CDS encoding cytidine deaminase: MSLRDKALDASTRAYSPYSTAKVGAAIETTDGKVYQGCNIENASYGGTVCAERVAIWKAVSDGHMKLKRIYVYTKDGWPPCGLCLQVISEFADPSLEITLGNEAGVETTKKFKEFLPNAFTPEHLD; encoded by the coding sequence ATGAGTCTACGAGATAAAGCACTAGATGCATCTACCCGCGCCTACTCACCGTATTCAACTGCAAAAGTTGGTGCCGCGATTGAGACAACCGACGGGAAAGTTTACCAAGGCTGCAATATTGAGAACGCAAGCTACGGTGGAACGGTTTGTGCTGAACGTGTGGCCATCTGGAAAGCAGTTTCTGACGGTCATATGAAGTTAAAGCGCATCTATGTTTATACTAAAGACGGCTGGCCACCTTGTGGTCTTTGCCTTCAGGTCATCTCGGAGTTCGCTGACCCAAGCTTAGAAATTACCTTAGGAAATGAAGCTGGAGTTGAGACGACGAAGAAGTTCAAAGAATTTCTTCCTAATGCCTTCACTCCGGAACACTTAGATTAA
- the xseA gene encoding exodeoxyribonuclease VII large subunit — protein MMGFDAASVSDLVSSIKDVLEEQFQEVMVQGEVTNLSPSGAGHWYFTLSDENAALSCALFKGDALRNPLIRNLKDGDKIVIVGPISVYQKRGSFQLLAKRIFPAGEGQLKLQYERLKAKLSQEGFFDIEKKKEIPKFPKRIAVITAEHGAALQDFLNVMNRRSLWMDILIVPALVQGDGAPRSLVSALKKAQAISDVDVIVMTRGGGSMEDLWGFNDENLVRAIHDCPIPVISAVGHQVDFTLCDYVADHRSETPTAAAETLSQPQTELKARLTFCQTHLKSDLFKLYQHVQLMTQKFHPKELLALMKEKIQDAHMRLKSIHLSERASELIGLPEAEQRLDEAELKLLHNMQMKSATLTEKLNRFEHVLEALNPSKVLGRGYSYVTTKEGTVLTSLKDYSKATSGSKIEIQFHDGKGLAIKE, from the coding sequence ATGATGGGATTTGATGCGGCCTCGGTCTCTGACCTTGTGTCCTCCATTAAAGATGTATTAGAAGAACAGTTCCAGGAAGTAATGGTTCAGGGAGAGGTGACAAATCTCTCCCCATCAGGTGCGGGCCACTGGTACTTCACACTATCTGATGAGAATGCCGCTCTCTCTTGTGCTCTTTTCAAGGGCGACGCCCTCAGAAATCCTCTTATTCGAAATTTAAAAGACGGTGACAAGATTGTCATCGTTGGACCAATTAGTGTTTATCAGAAGCGTGGTTCCTTCCAGCTTCTGGCGAAAAGAATTTTTCCTGCGGGTGAAGGCCAGCTAAAGCTTCAATATGAACGCTTAAAAGCAAAGCTTTCTCAGGAAGGTTTTTTTGACATAGAAAAGAAAAAAGAAATTCCAAAATTTCCAAAGCGCATAGCAGTTATTACTGCTGAACACGGTGCCGCTCTTCAGGATTTCCTGAATGTGATGAATCGTCGTTCACTGTGGATGGATATTCTGATTGTTCCGGCCCTGGTTCAGGGTGACGGAGCTCCAAGATCTTTGGTGTCTGCTCTAAAGAAGGCCCAGGCGATCTCTGATGTTGATGTGATCGTGATGACTCGTGGGGGAGGAAGCATGGAAGACCTTTGGGGCTTCAATGATGAGAATCTCGTGCGTGCGATTCATGATTGCCCGATTCCAGTGATAAGTGCCGTTGGCCACCAGGTGGACTTCACTCTTTGTGATTATGTGGCCGACCACCGTTCGGAAACTCCAACTGCGGCGGCGGAAACTCTCTCTCAACCACAAACTGAATTGAAAGCTCGTCTTACTTTCTGCCAGACACATTTGAAGTCTGATCTATTTAAGCTTTATCAACACGTGCAGCTCATGACTCAGAAGTTTCATCCGAAAGAACTTCTCGCGCTGATGAAGGAAAAGATCCAGGACGCTCATATGAGACTTAAGTCCATTCATCTTTCTGAGCGTGCGTCGGAACTGATTGGTCTTCCTGAAGCTGAACAGCGCTTAGATGAGGCGGAGCTTAAGCTTCTTCATAATATGCAGATGAAGAGCGCGACTTTAACTGAAAAACTAAATCGTTTTGAACATGTACTGGAGGCGCTGAATCCTTCAAAAGTATTAGGGCGCGGTTATTCTTACGTTACGACGAAAGAGGGAACTGTCCTTACTTCACTTAAGGATTACTCAAAAGCAACTTCAGGCTCAAAAATTGAAATACAATTCCACGATGGAAAAGGTCTAGCGATAAAGGAATAA
- a CDS encoding histidine kinase dimerization/phospho-acceptor domain-containing protein has product MQSHSGLLQFRVDPMLSPDLRRSIDSILTGLKDAERADSLTAPLSLKKLTVDFVSESSLHTLKPGPEFRICVLDSNQGLFSFGQNLDESHVHAVLDDSLDLKQIERLIAPRLQALVKVKEESFVTLGMKNIRKFETRARKITQNAFTSEDLLNYAQALVDLEKDLIQADDLGKLEKVLKQFTKVNIERSKFQFFSSGELAEVTPSENFLLLPPFKGVFIAIEMNWNDEDHFRLFKRLFFFYTLVNFFRSQQNIEDPFFDEKLWESVLDSIPFPVALLSEKAEVHQHNTLFAKLGFAPSGCLKLKLREKILINDIPYNVYRKDVFHLDEKKILFVFFTESFFLKGDGNLTPSGQELGIISSSIAHELNNPIAGIQAALSLLLLDESLNQEAEQTLTEMKNGAIRCKQLIETFLGFSRANPSKLQIYESTMSPIEICYQQAQNLLRFRTVESGIRFNFESIKHADFKAQVNLSLLTMTFYLILGELMTLYSHQLLVANKNQIEKVIKGEIVESSQEIQIQLHELNISNLGLSKLIQNLLTIENFVLQVSDYSLRFIYNP; this is encoded by the coding sequence ATGCAATCACACTCAGGACTTCTGCAATTTAGAGTAGACCCAATGTTGTCGCCGGATCTTCGGCGCTCGATTGATTCTATCCTGACTGGGCTTAAGGACGCTGAGAGGGCCGACTCTTTGACCGCTCCACTTTCTCTAAAAAAACTCACTGTAGATTTTGTTTCTGAAAGTTCACTTCATACATTAAAACCAGGACCAGAGTTTCGCATCTGTGTCCTGGATAGTAACCAAGGTCTTTTTAGCTTTGGCCAGAATCTGGATGAATCTCATGTTCATGCGGTCCTGGATGATAGTCTCGATTTAAAACAAATCGAGCGCCTGATCGCTCCGAGACTTCAGGCACTTGTGAAAGTGAAGGAAGAGTCCTTTGTCACTCTGGGGATGAAAAACATCCGCAAGTTTGAAACTCGTGCTCGTAAAATCACTCAGAATGCTTTTACTTCAGAAGACCTTTTAAACTATGCGCAGGCACTCGTAGATCTTGAGAAAGATCTGATTCAGGCCGATGATTTAGGAAAGCTTGAGAAAGTTTTAAAACAATTTACCAAAGTAAATATTGAACGCTCTAAGTTTCAGTTCTTCTCTTCAGGGGAACTCGCTGAAGTAACTCCGAGTGAGAACTTTCTTTTATTGCCACCGTTTAAAGGTGTGTTCATTGCCATCGAGATGAATTGGAATGATGAAGATCACTTCCGTCTCTTTAAGCGTTTGTTCTTCTTCTATACGTTAGTTAACTTTTTCAGATCCCAGCAGAACATTGAAGACCCTTTCTTTGATGAGAAGCTATGGGAGAGTGTCCTTGATAGTATTCCATTCCCGGTAGCACTTCTGTCAGAGAAAGCGGAAGTCCACCAGCATAATACTTTGTTTGCAAAACTTGGATTTGCTCCAAGTGGGTGTCTTAAGCTAAAGCTTCGTGAAAAGATCCTCATCAACGACATTCCTTATAATGTTTATCGCAAAGACGTTTTCCATCTGGATGAGAAAAAGATCCTCTTCGTGTTCTTCACGGAAAGTTTCTTCCTGAAAGGGGACGGTAACCTTACGCCGTCTGGTCAGGAGCTAGGTATCATCAGTTCGAGTATCGCCCACGAGTTGAATAATCCTATTGCCGGTATTCAAGCGGCCCTGAGTCTTCTGCTGTTAGATGAATCTCTGAATCAAGAGGCAGAGCAAACTCTGACTGAAATGAAGAACGGAGCGATTCGTTGTAAGCAATTAATTGAGACCTTCCTTGGTTTCTCTCGCGCGAATCCTAGTAAGCTTCAGATTTATGAATCGACCATGAGTCCGATTGAGATCTGTTACCAACAGGCACAGAACCTGCTTCGTTTCCGAACGGTTGAAAGTGGTATCCGTTTTAACTTTGAATCCATTAAACACGCTGACTTTAAGGCCCAGGTGAACCTGAGTCTTTTAACGATGACGTTTTACCTGATCTTGGGTGAACTCATGACTCTTTATTCTCACCAGCTTCTGGTGGCGAATAAGAACCAAATTGAAAAAGTGATTAAGGGTGAGATTGTTGAGTCTTCTCAAGAGATTCAGATTCAGCTCCATGAGCTTAATATTTCAAATCTGGGCCTTTCTAAGCTTATTCAGAATCTTCTGACGATTGAGAATTTCGTACTTCAGGTTTCGGATTACTCGCTGCGCTTTATCTACAACCCGTAA
- a CDS encoding thymidine phosphorylase has product MTNENFQVYPLIDKKKRGERLTNKEIKWFIQSYTDGKLPDYQMSAMLMAMFIKGMDVSETAYLTDAMLESGKQLKFPGKNVIDKHSTGGIGDKASFVLAPIASAAGVKVPMIAGRGLGHTGGTVDKVEAIKGFSTALDLDTFSQKLNKEGLVLIGQTPEIAPADRLIYALRDVTATIDSIPLITASIMSKKLAEGANGIVFDIKCGTGAFMRTPKDARNLGKSLIATSKRFKKKAVALITDMNQPLGNTVGHSHEIIESIETLKGNGPKDLTDISIALAAHMIHIAGVEKTFEKAHKKALEMVSSGKALEEFRKLIKSQDGDDRVIDDYSILPLASAETQVLAPKTGFIKMFQNEQIGLLLIELGGGRKTKADLIDHSVGFTFHKKIGDKVKKGEPIFTIHHHPHQQPIVEKIKAQFVKEVLTMSSTKVKAPKLIIEKLS; this is encoded by the coding sequence ATGACGAATGAAAATTTTCAAGTGTATCCCCTAATCGACAAGAAGAAACGTGGGGAGCGTTTAACTAACAAAGAAATCAAATGGTTCATCCAGAGCTACACTGATGGCAAATTACCTGACTATCAAATGTCAGCGATGTTAATGGCCATGTTTATCAAAGGTATGGATGTATCTGAGACAGCATATTTAACGGATGCCATGCTCGAGTCCGGGAAACAATTGAAGTTCCCTGGAAAGAACGTAATCGATAAACACTCTACGGGTGGAATTGGTGACAAGGCCTCTTTCGTACTCGCCCCTATTGCATCAGCTGCGGGTGTGAAAGTTCCCATGATCGCGGGTCGCGGTCTGGGTCATACGGGCGGAACTGTTGATAAAGTTGAGGCGATCAAAGGTTTCAGTACGGCCCTTGATCTCGATACGTTTTCTCAGAAATTAAATAAAGAAGGTCTGGTTCTGATCGGTCAAACTCCTGAGATCGCTCCGGCCGATCGTCTGATCTATGCTCTTCGTGATGTGACTGCCACTATCGACTCTATTCCTCTTATTACTGCATCGATCATGAGTAAGAAACTCGCCGAAGGTGCTAATGGCATCGTGTTTGATATTAAGTGTGGCACTGGTGCTTTCATGCGTACTCCAAAAGATGCTCGTAATCTTGGTAAAAGCTTGATTGCGACTTCAAAACGCTTTAAGAAGAAAGCAGTCGCTCTTATTACTGATATGAACCAGCCTCTTGGTAATACGGTTGGACACTCTCACGAAATTATCGAGAGCATCGAAACACTTAAAGGTAACGGTCCAAAAGATCTTACAGATATTTCAATTGCTCTTGCGGCCCATATGATTCACATCGCGGGTGTTGAGAAAACTTTCGAGAAGGCCCATAAGAAAGCACTAGAAATGGTGAGTTCTGGAAAGGCGCTGGAAGAATTCAGAAAACTCATTAAGTCGCAAGATGGTGATGACAGAGTGATCGACGATTACTCTATTCTTCCCCTGGCCTCGGCTGAAACACAAGTTCTTGCTCCTAAAACGGGCTTCATCAAGATGTTCCAGAATGAACAAATCGGACTTCTTCTGATTGAACTTGGTGGCGGTAGAAAAACAAAGGCCGATCTTATTGACCACTCAGTAGGATTTACATTCCATAAAAAGATCGGTGATAAAGTGAAAAAAGGTGAACCTATTTTCACGATTCATCACCATCCACACCAACAGCCGATTGTAGAAAAAATCAAAGCTCAATTCGTAAAAGAAGTTCTCACCATGTCTTCTACGAAAGTAAAAGCCCCAAAACTTATTATTGAAAAACTAAGCTAA
- a CDS encoding purine-nucleoside phosphorylase, with amino-acid sequence MTKIVEASQYILSKINNKKPKIGIVLGSGLGIYIDQIQNKTVIPYQDIPHFKRTSVEGHSGALIIGEVHGVTVAALQGRLHAYEGYAGEEIVLPVRTLAALGVETVFLTNASGGINPNFHPGDLVAITDHINLSGRNPLVGPNIAELGPRFPDMGNAYDKEMRDVLHAVAKTHHVEIKDGVYCSVLGPTYETPAEIRMMRIIGADLVGMSTVPEVIAANHLGLKVVGVACITNYAAGIKEEKLSHADVKKVAEKAMVGFATVLTETIGELKRMGKV; translated from the coding sequence ATGACGAAAATTGTTGAGGCCTCACAGTACATTCTTTCCAAGATCAATAACAAAAAACCAAAGATCGGTATCGTTCTTGGTTCCGGTCTTGGAATTTATATTGATCAGATTCAAAACAAGACAGTTATTCCTTACCAGGACATCCCTCACTTCAAACGCACATCGGTTGAAGGTCACTCCGGTGCCCTTATCATCGGTGAAGTTCATGGAGTAACGGTTGCGGCCCTTCAAGGTCGTCTTCATGCTTACGAAGGCTATGCTGGTGAAGAAATTGTTCTTCCAGTAAGAACTCTTGCTGCTTTGGGTGTTGAAACAGTTTTCCTAACGAACGCTTCAGGCGGTATCAATCCTAATTTCCACCCTGGCGATCTTGTGGCCATCACTGACCACATCAACCTTTCAGGTCGTAACCCACTGGTTGGACCAAATATCGCTGAACTTGGCCCTCGATTCCCGGACATGGGTAACGCTTATGATAAAGAAATGCGCGATGTTCTTCATGCTGTTGCAAAAACTCACCATGTGGAAATCAAAGACGGAGTTTACTGCTCTGTTTTAGGTCCGACGTATGAAACTCCGGCAGAAATCCGCATGATGAGAATCATCGGTGCTGACCTGGTTGGCATGAGTACGGTTCCAGAAGTGATCGCCGCTAATCACCTAGGGCTTAAAGTTGTAGGTGTTGCTTGTATTACTAACTACGCAGCAGGGATCAAAGAGGAAAAATTAAGTCACGCAGACGTTAAAAAAGTGGCAGAAAAGGCCATGGTTGGATTTGCCACCGTTTTAACTGAAACTATAGGTGAGTTAAAAAGAATGGGAAAAGTTTAA
- a CDS encoding M23 family metallopeptidase, whose protein sequence is MKYISLTLLAPFLLSCAIAKNPVSREETIHPGEVKWLEFKTTDVGVKLFCKGQEVKVEAHKDKAQAIVIESYFSDLQPFTCSLKSNDQVLEEVFFKVVEKEYKAEKLKVDSKRIALSPKNQKRADAEQLVLNKIYASSEPRFLFTKAFQEPMNSVVTSVYGTKRVYNNVKKGQHLGTDYRAAIGDKVPAANAGKVVFAGDLFYTGWTVIIDHGMDVFTVYGHCSKTLVKEGDMVERGQLIALSGNTGRTSGPHLHWGVKIQGQYVDGFVLIDETKKAFKE, encoded by the coding sequence ATGAAATACATCTCTCTCACTCTTTTGGCCCCATTCCTCTTAAGCTGTGCAATTGCTAAAAATCCAGTATCTCGTGAAGAAACCATTCACCCAGGTGAGGTGAAGTGGCTTGAATTTAAAACGACTGACGTTGGTGTAAAGCTTTTCTGTAAAGGACAAGAAGTAAAAGTTGAGGCCCATAAAGATAAGGCCCAGGCCATTGTGATTGAGAGTTACTTTTCAGACCTTCAGCCTTTTACCTGTAGCCTAAAATCTAACGATCAGGTCCTGGAAGAAGTTTTCTTCAAGGTCGTTGAGAAAGAATATAAGGCAGAAAAGTTAAAAGTGGATTCAAAGAGAATCGCCTTATCTCCAAAAAATCAGAAACGCGCGGATGCTGAACAATTAGTTTTGAATAAAATTTATGCTTCATCAGAGCCTAGATTTCTTTTTACGAAAGCTTTCCAAGAACCAATGAACAGTGTGGTCACCAGTGTGTATGGAACTAAACGCGTTTACAACAATGTGAAGAAGGGCCAACACTTAGGAACTGACTATCGAGCGGCGATTGGGGACAAAGTACCTGCTGCCAATGCTGGTAAAGTCGTATTCGCAGGCGACCTTTTCTATACCGGCTGGACCGTGATTATCGATCACGGGATGGATGTGTTTACGGTTTATGGGCACTGCTCAAAAACTCTTGTTAAAGAGGGCGATATGGTGGAAAGAGGCCAATTAATCGCGCTTTCTGGAAATACTGGAAGAACTTCTGGACCTCATCTTCATTGGGGTGTAAAAATTCAGGGCCAGTATGTGGACGGCTTCGTTCTTATTGATGAGACGAAAAAAGCTTTTAAAGAGTAA
- a CDS encoding acyl-CoA desaturase — MDKQTIRLVFIHLLVLNVIWTGTSATALYLTLFFFVWRGLFLSISYHRYFSHRSFKTTRGFQFFLALAGNICMQRGALWWAAHHRMHHQYSDTEKDPHSPIAHSFFTSHIGWAMEKKSFITDYSRIKDWEKFPELKFLNEKSDAIHGIFALFLFLLGEGLRYFKPELGTNGFQFLVWVYLIGGLCHLHTIFLVNSWGHLHGDRPYDFPAREGRDNSHNNAWLAWLTFGEGWHYNHHCFPFSATTGILKGQFDASFVVIKLFEKMGLVWDVKVPSKEVIDNLKPALSQQEPGTISTLN, encoded by the coding sequence ATGGACAAACAAACAATACGCCTGGTTTTTATTCATCTATTGGTCTTAAACGTCATCTGGACGGGAACCTCTGCGACGGCCCTTTACCTCACGCTTTTCTTCTTCGTGTGGAGAGGTTTGTTTTTATCCATTTCTTATCACCGCTATTTTTCTCACAGAAGTTTTAAAACCACGCGTGGCTTTCAGTTCTTCCTGGCCCTGGCCGGAAACATCTGTATGCAGCGAGGTGCTCTTTGGTGGGCGGCCCATCACCGTATGCACCACCAGTATTCTGATACCGAAAAGGATCCTCATTCTCCGATTGCTCACAGCTTTTTCACTTCCCACATTGGTTGGGCGATGGAGAAGAAATCTTTTATTACTGATTACTCTCGTATCAAAGACTGGGAGAAATTCCCTGAGCTTAAGTTTTTAAATGAGAAGAGTGATGCGATTCACGGAATATTTGCGCTCTTTTTATTTTTATTAGGCGAAGGTCTTCGCTACTTTAAACCAGAACTTGGAACAAATGGTTTTCAGTTTCTGGTATGGGTCTATTTAATTGGTGGTCTTTGTCACCTTCACACGATCTTCCTGGTGAATTCTTGGGGCCACCTTCATGGTGATCGGCCCTATGATTTTCCGGCGAGAGAAGGTCGTGATAATAGTCACAACAACGCCTGGCTTGCCTGGCTCACATTTGGTGAGGGCTGGCACTATAATCATCACTGCTTTCCATTCTCTGCGACGACTGGAATTCTTAAAGGTCAGTTTGATGCTTCGTTTGTCGTGATCAAACTCTTTGAGAAAATGGGACTCGTTTGGGACGTGAAAGTTCCTTCAAAAGAAGTCATTGATAATCTGAAGCCGGCCCTTTCTCAACAGGAACCTGGCACCATTTCGACCTTGAATTAA
- a CDS encoding S41 family peptidase, whose translation MSRLANIAFLSAFLVSPVIAREEKKAAPAPAPKISENRSRFEQLELFNKVLHLIETQYYRPVSTEILVEGALKGMMETLDPHSAFLNKDFFEKMQNDTAGEFGGLGLEVTQKEGVIYIITPIDDTPAFRAGIKPKDKLVEINNEPIVGMTLEQAIEKMRGKVGEKIHLGIVREGEESVKHFTLTREIIKVKPVKSELIQDRYAYIRLTQFQKRSAESVESAMKELKAKSKNGLHGIILDLRSNPGGLLDQAVDVSSLFLKEGIVVSTEARDPQNKDIRYVKKSGFKDLTTPMVVLINGASASASEIVAGALQDYQRGIIMGSQSFGKGSVQTVAQLDKYTGVKLTIAQYMTPKNRKIQAVGIKPDVQIEEMSQADFEKSLKDDRYIREKDLKNHLTATIETPEEKAHREANERKERAERIKAMTAKKTAKKNGEAKEEDLFKTYQPAEDYQVLQAVRYLQGFGVFETFLKTSTK comes from the coding sequence ATGTCTCGTCTTGCAAATATTGCATTCCTGTCTGCTTTTTTAGTTTCTCCGGTCATCGCTCGCGAAGAAAAAAAGGCCGCACCAGCTCCCGCTCCAAAAATTTCAGAAAACCGTTCACGCTTTGAACAGTTGGAACTTTTTAATAAAGTTCTTCACCTGATTGAAACTCAATACTACCGTCCAGTATCAACTGAGATCCTGGTGGAAGGAGCACTCAAAGGGATGATGGAGACACTTGATCCACACTCGGCCTTCTTAAATAAAGACTTCTTTGAAAAAATGCAAAATGATACTGCCGGAGAGTTCGGTGGTCTAGGACTTGAAGTAACTCAGAAAGAAGGCGTGATCTACATCATTACTCCAATCGATGATACTCCTGCATTCAGAGCGGGAATTAAACCAAAAGATAAACTAGTTGAAATCAACAACGAACCAATCGTTGGTATGACTCTAGAGCAGGCCATTGAAAAAATGCGCGGTAAAGTAGGTGAGAAGATTCACCTGGGAATCGTGCGTGAAGGTGAGGAGAGTGTTAAGCACTTCACCCTTACTCGTGAAATCATCAAAGTGAAGCCGGTTAAATCTGAGCTTATTCAAGATCGCTATGCTTATATTCGTTTGACTCAGTTCCAGAAACGTTCAGCTGAATCAGTTGAATCAGCAATGAAAGAACTCAAGGCAAAATCGAAGAACGGGCTTCATGGTATCATCCTCGATCTTCGTTCGAATCCGGGTGGTCTACTTGATCAGGCGGTTGATGTCTCTTCTCTATTCTTAAAAGAAGGTATCGTGGTTTCAACTGAGGCACGTGATCCTCAGAACAAAGATATTCGTTACGTTAAGAAATCTGGTTTCAAAGATCTGACAACTCCGATGGTGGTACTGATTAACGGTGCTTCAGCTTCGGCCTCTGAAATCGTTGCCGGTGCTCTTCAGGACTATCAACGCGGGATTATCATGGGCTCACAATCCTTTGGTAAAGGCTCAGTTCAAACGGTTGCTCAGCTTGATAAGTATACAGGTGTGAAACTTACAATCGCTCAGTACATGACTCCGAAGAATCGTAAGATCCAAGCGGTAGGTATCAAGCCGGATGTTCAGATCGAAGAAATGAGCCAGGCCGATTTTGAGAAGAGCCTGAAGGATGATCGTTACATCCGTGAAAAAGATCTTAAGAACCATCTGACGGCTACAATCGAAACTCCGGAAGAGAAGGCTCACCGTGAGGCCAATGAGCGTAAAGAACGTGCTGAGCGTATCAAGGCCATGACGGCGAAGAAAACCGCGAAGAAAAACGGTGAAGCTAAAGAAGAAGATCTATTCAAAACATATCAACCAGCAGAAGACTATCAAGTACTTCAGGCCGTTCGTTACTTACAAGGCTTTGGTGTATTTGAGACCTTCTTAAAGACGTCTACTAAGTAA